One genomic segment of Canis lupus baileyi chromosome 9, mCanLup2.hap1, whole genome shotgun sequence includes these proteins:
- the RPS6KL1 gene encoding ribosomal protein S6 kinase-like 1 yields the protein MSLVACECPPGPGLEPEPCSRARSQARVYLEQIRNLVAPGASDMTKRDYLVDAATQIRLALERDVSEDYEAAFNHYQNGVDVLLRGVHVDPNKERCEAVKLKITKYLRRAEEIFTCHLQRTLGDGASPGTGFSSLRLRPIRTLSSALEQLRGCRVVGVIEKVQLVQDPATGGTFVVKSLSRCHVANRERLTIIPHGVPYMTKLLRYFVSEDSIFLQLEHVQGGTLWSHLLSQKHPQQPGLRSGSTPERTKSSLNSPLGLQTPALLPLGPTHLQDRILLEPPRTSRSLSPAREAPSITPWRETEGDPSARTHTSCPSDLLKAPGGRLHLQTGRGPGQSSDMRPSWGLPWVHQGAVRVLGACGRGRSQSRPLADRASPGCGRGAWCVKEEQVKRWAAEMLVALEALHEQGVLCRDLNPRNLLLDQAGHIRLTYFGQWSEVEPHCCREALDNLYSAPEVGGISELTEACDWWSFGSLLYEMLTGTALSQSHPSGIQPHTQLQLPEWLSHPAASLLTELLQFDPARRLGVNKLKAHPFFSTTQWSKLVG from the exons ATGAGCCTGGTGGCCTGCGAGTGCCCTCCTGGCCCTGGCCTGGAGCCTGAGCCTTGCTCCCGAGCCCGGTCCCAGGCCCGTGTGTACCTGGAGCAGATTCGCAATCTGGTGGCTCCCGGGGCCTCTGACATGACCAAGCGTGACTACCTGGTGGATGCAGCCACACAGATCCGGCTGGCCCTGGAGCGTGATGTCAGTGAGGACTACGAGGCAGCCTTCAACCACTACCAGAACGGCGTGGACGTCCTGCTGCGAGGCGTGCACG TTGACCCCAACAAGGAGCGATGTGAGGCCGTGAAGCTGAAAATCACCAAGTACCTGCGGCGGGCGGAGGAGATCTTCACTTGCCACCTGCAGAGGACCCTGGGCGATGGAGCCAGCCCTGGCACG GGTTTCAGCAGCCTGAGGCTCCGGCCCATTCGCACACTGAGCTCTGCTCTGGAGCAGCTGAGGGGCTGCAGGGTGGTTGGGGTCATCGAGAAG GTGCAGCTGGTCCAGGACCCAGCAACCGGAGGGACCTTCGTGGTGAAG agccTTTCCAGGTGTCATGTGGCGAACCGGGAGCGGCTGACCATCATCCCGCATGGCGTCCCCTACATGACCAAGCTGCTTCGGTACTTCGTGAGTGAGGATTCTATCTTCCTGCAGCTGGAGCACGTGCAAG GAGGCACTCTCTGGTCCCACCTGCTCTCCCAGAAGCACCCCCAACAACCTGGGCTCAGGTCTGGCTCCACCCCAGAAAGGACGAAGTCTTCACTCAACTCACCCCTCGGCCTCCAGACCCCAGCGCTGCTCCCCCTGGGCCCCACCCACCTGCAGGACAGGATCCTTCTGGAGCCTCCACGGACTTCTCGGAGTCTTTCCCCAGCCAGGGAGGCCCCATCCATCACTCCATGGAGAGAGACCGAAGGTGACCCCTCGGCCAGGACCCATACCTCCTGCCCCTCGGACCTTCTGAAGGCCCCAGGTGGCCGCCTGCACCTCCAAACTGGGCGAGGACCTGGCCAGAGCTCGGACATGAGGCCCTCTTGGGGGCTCCCTTGGGTTCATCAGGGGGCTGTCCGGGTGCTGGGGGCCTGTGGCCGAGGCCGAAGCCAGAGCCGCCCCTTAGCAGATCGGGCCAGCCCGGGGTGCGGCAGGGGTGCCTGGTGTGTGAAGGAAGAGCAGGTGAAGCGGTGGGCTGCCGAGATGCTGGTGGCCCTGGAAGCACTGCACGAGCAGGGGGTGCTGTGCCGAGACCTCAATCCCCGGAACCTGCTTTTGGACCAGGCAG GTCACATCCGGCTCACGTATTTTGGCCAGTGGTCAGAGGTGGAGCCTCACTGCTGCAGGGAGGCTTTGGACAATCTCTACAGCGCCCCAG AGGTGGGGGGGATCTCTGAGCTGACGGAGGCCTGTGACTGGTGGAGCTTTGGGTCTCTGCTGTATGAAATGCTGACTGGAACT GCACTGTCGCAGAGCCACCCCTCGGGAATCCAGCCCCATACCCAGCTCCAgctgcctgaatggctcagtcaccCAGCGGCCTCTCTGCTGACTGAG CTGCTGCAGTTTGATCCTGCCCGGCGCCTGGGTGTCAACAAGCTCAAGGCCCACCCCTTTTTCAGCACTACCCAGTGGAGCAAACTGGTGGGGTAA